In Euzebyales bacterium, a single genomic region encodes these proteins:
- a CDS encoding glycoside hydrolase family 3 N-terminal domain-containing protein, which translates to MPWIVATLAVVVLAVTAFQPRPRTSVTGGAAAVDGSDPDTAMSAPSTDAPTSTAGVEGTAEDARPAAVTLPASCERLPLRRRAALVLVVGMPDVTDPADPLVDDLIDLGVGGVFLSGYNVASRSQVAALVEALHEGATPTPLIATDEEWGRVSSFRDLLGPTSSPRTLAATRAPREVRAAARALGEDLAALGVDWDFAPLADLDDGPAGGVIGDRAFGPTADVAGRYARAFARGLDRAGVLATVKHFPGHGAVASDVDPHSRTVPSTATWRELRDEHLPPFERLIADDVPVVMLNHVSYRTLDRRRPASMSPRAYDLLRATGFDGVAITDSIGMGAVHRRWGFPAAAEQALRAGADAVLATDGTQARRMRRRLVAAVRAGRLSEARLDEAAARMLALREDPSPCATAD; encoded by the coding sequence GTGCCCTGGATCGTTGCCACGCTCGCCGTGGTCGTGCTCGCCGTGACCGCCTTTCAGCCGCGACCTCGCACGTCCGTCACCGGTGGCGCCGCAGCCGTCGACGGCTCGGACCCCGACACCGCCATGTCGGCACCGTCGACCGACGCGCCGACCTCGACCGCGGGCGTCGAGGGGACGGCCGAGGATGCCCGACCGGCGGCGGTCACGCTGCCAGCGTCCTGCGAGCGCCTGCCGCTGCGACGTCGCGCCGCGTTGGTGCTGGTCGTCGGCATGCCCGACGTGACCGACCCGGCGGACCCGCTGGTCGACGACCTGATCGACCTCGGCGTCGGCGGTGTGTTCCTGAGCGGCTACAACGTGGCCAGCAGGTCACAGGTCGCTGCACTCGTCGAGGCGCTGCATGAAGGTGCCACGCCCACCCCGTTGATCGCGACCGACGAGGAGTGGGGTCGGGTGTCGAGCTTCCGCGACCTGCTCGGTCCGACCTCGAGCCCGCGGACCCTCGCGGCGACCCGCGCGCCGCGCGAGGTACGCGCCGCCGCGCGCGCGCTCGGCGAAGACCTCGCGGCCCTCGGCGTCGACTGGGACTTCGCGCCGCTCGCCGACCTCGACGACGGTCCGGCCGGCGGGGTGATCGGCGACCGAGCGTTCGGCCCCACCGCGGACGTCGCCGGCCGCTACGCGCGGGCGTTCGCACGTGGCCTGGACCGGGCGGGCGTGCTCGCCACCGTCAAGCACTTCCCCGGGCACGGCGCGGTCGCCAGCGACGTCGACCCGCACAGCCGCACTGTGCCGTCGACCGCGACATGGCGTGAGCTCCGGGACGAGCACCTCCCACCGTTCGAGCGCCTGATCGCCGACGACGTGCCCGTGGTGATGCTCAACCACGTCAGCTACCGCACCCTCGACCGGCGCCGCCCGGCGAGCATGTCGCCGCGCGCGTACGACCTGCTGCGCGCGACCGGTTTCGACGGCGTCGCGATCACCGACTCGATCGGCATGGGCGCTGTGCACCGCCGTTGGGGCTTCCCAGCGGCCGCCGAACAGGCGCTGCGCGCCGGTGCCGACGCGGTGCTCGCGACTGACGGGACCCAGGCGCGACGCATGCGCCGCCGCCTGGTCGCCGCCGTCCGGGCCGGACGGCTGTCCGAGGCGCGCCTCGACGAGGCCGCGGCACGCATGCTCGCATTGCGCGAGGACCCCAGCCCCTGCGCCACGGCGGACTGA